DNA from Metabacillus flavus:
TTTTATGAAGGAGGTTTTTCTGCTCCTTCAGACCGCGGGTAAGATTTTGAATAAGACCGATAAAAATGATTAGTGTAAGCAATATAGACGAAAAACCGGACACAAAAAGCGGAAGGATTTTATACCCGCTCAAGAGTCCAATCGTGATAACACTGAAAACCGTTATGCTTAAATACACGCTAAATAACCGATGTTCCTTTACAGTCAGGAAAATGGAGAAAAGAATTAAAATGAAGGCAACAAGTAAGGTTAAGCTCGTGTTCAGAACAAACAGCCACTGCCAATCTCCGAAGACAGGATAATAGTGATTAGGGTATTGTTTGCCAGGGTTATATATCTCCAGCCCTCGGACTCCTAAAGCAGTGTTGCTGAGCACATAAACAGCGGTGCTTAACGTAAAGGAGAAAATCAAGATAAGCCGAAGCATCCATACGAAAACTTTTTTGGAGAATAGGCTCACTTTGCTGTAGCGGGTAAGAAGAATGTACATGAAATAACAGACCACTGGAAAATTAAAAATGATGCCAAACCGGAAAAAGGTGAAATATCTTTCGGCTTCTTCAGGCTCAAATAACTCCACTCCATATAAGATGGATAAATCAAATTGCCAAAAAGCCAGCAAAAGGAGAAAACTGATGGCGACTTTAAAAAAAGGAGTGCGATTGTGAAACAAAATCACAACACCTAATACAAAAGGAATGATCGCGATAATAGCCAATAACGTAAAATACATGTAGTTTACACTCCATTAAATCTCGGGAATTAGATCGCTGTAAATATGCCAGCATAGTATTTATTATAACAATACAGGAGCTGTTTCGCGCCCCCTATGGTTAATGTTTTTTATTTTTCAAGTATTAATTTTTACCAATAAAGAAAATAAAGCATTAGTCCCAGGAAAACCTCTCCTCTTTCCATGGATTCCCATACATATGGTAGCCATTCTTTTCCCAGAATCCCGGATGATTTTGTTTAGTAAATTGAATTCCTCTCAGCCATTTAGCGCTTTTCCAAAAATAAAGATGAGGAAAAACAGCTCTGATCGGGTATCCATGCTCTGGGGTTAACGGTTTACCATCATGAGAATGAGCCAGCAGACTTGTCCCCTTCAGGAAATCCTCTAAAGGAAGATTTGCCGTCCATCCTTCCTCAGCATGAAGAACAACAAATCCCGATTCTCCACTAACTCCTGCAGCATGGGCTATATCCCTTGCTCTAACACCTGTCCATGTATTATCAAGCCTGGACCATCCCGTCACACAATGAATATCATTGGAAACCGTTGCTTGAGGAAAATTCATCAAATCCTCAAAACTGAGCAGCAGCGGTTTTTCTACAAGCCCGTAAACCTGCAGATTCCAGCTCTTCAACTCTCGATATTCCGGAACCGACCCAGCATGCAGGACCGGAAAGGATTTCGTCACATGCTGGTTAGGAGGAACGCGTTCTGAATCAGCATGCGCTTTAGATTTTCCGAAGTACATTTTGTTCACCGCTTTCTTATGTTAACCTTAAAATAATTTGAGTTGACATTAGTAGCACCATCTATTAGTCTATATATAAAAGCCTATAGGTGTAAAGGAGAATTATGGTATGGGTAGAAGATTTCAGACAATTGACTTAGTATACGCCAGTATGTTTGCCGCTTTAATGGCAGTCGGGGCAAATTTAACTTCATGGGTGCCGTTTCTGCAGGTAGCGGGAATACCGCTGTCCATGGCTCCATTTTTCTGCGTGCTTGCAGGGCTTCTGCTTGGAAGCCGTCTCGGAGCAGTATCGATGGCGGTCTATGCACTTATAGGCGCAGCAGGCGCACCTGTCTTTGCAGGATTTTCATCAGGATTGGGCATCCTTTTCGGAAAAACAGGCGGATTTATCCTTTCCTATATATTAGCTGCTTATGCAGCAGGAAAAATCGTAGAATGGAATAAAAATCCGAAGCTCCCGGTTTTTATGGCCGCTGCTTTTGCAGGAATTATCGTCATTTATTTTTTCGGAACAACCTACATGTATGCAATCATTAATTATGTTGCAGGGGCCAAGCTTTCCTATTTAGCATCATGGCAGATCATGGCCTGGTTCGCCGTTAAAGATATTGTATTCACCATCTTCGCAGCTCTCATCACTCCGCGTATTTATCATCAGGTAAAAAAGGGATCCCGTCAAACGAAACAGCGGGCAGCGTAAGATATTTATGGGATGGCAGCCAGGAGCTGCCGTCCTTTTTTAATGCGGCGGCTAATAGTTTTATGTTTTGAATACTGATTAAATCAGCAAAAATAAGGATATGAGCATTATGGAGCGACAATCAGTCTAGTGTATGCAAAACGAATTATTTTGCTCAGTTAGGAAATGACACAACTTTCCGTTCATTGCAGCATAAAATATTTAGGTAAAAATAAACAAAATGGGTTGAATTACCCTTTATTTTAATGTAATCTATTAACTATTGCCGCCGGAGGTATAAATAGAGCTCCAATTTGGCATAATGCAAGTATTGGAATAAAAGAGGTGAAGATCATGTCTGGATTAGCGATTAAACGCTATTTTTTGAGTGAGCTGGACCGCGAACAATATGAAACAGAAGTATTAAATCATACCCCATCTGCAGCCGATTATTTGTTCGAATGGGACGACGCTGAACTCCTTAACGCATGGAAAAATATACAATCACAAGCATTATAATGAAAGATATGTGACTGCCGAATCCCGGCAGTCTTTTGTTTTTATAAACGAAAAAGAGCCCCTAGAGAAGGCCCTTTTTCCAATCATGGCTTTATATATAAAGTCTGGAAACCAAACGATATACCGAAGTCAGAGAACCATTGCCGCAATCCATCCAAAAAGGACGAGCGGAATGTTATAAAGAAGGAACGTTGGTACAGTAGTATCCCAAATATGGTCATGCTGGCCATCGGCATTCAAACCGGAAGTGGGACCCAGGGTACTGTCCGATACAGGTGAACCTGCATCTCCAAGAGCACCTGCAGTTCCGATAATGGCGATTGTCGCTAAAGGACTGAAGCCGAGGTTTATGCACAATGGGACAAATAGAGCTGTAATAATAGGTACTGTTGAAAAAGAGGAACCGATTCCCATCGTGACAAGAAGGCCGACAATAAGCATGAGCAGGGCGGCCAATGCCTGGTTATTCCCGATTAGTGCAGAGGAACTTTTCACCATCTTCTCAATATGTCCGGTTTCTTCCATTACACTGGCAAAGCCCGATGCCGCAAGCATAACGAATCCGATGAATGCCATCATCTGCATCCCTTTTGTAAGGATGGCATCGGCTTCCTTCCATCGCATTGCGCCTGTAACATAAAGGACCGCAATACCCGCAAGAGCTCCGAATATCATTCCTCCCTCAATCTCCAGATGTGACAGGTATAACTGAACAGCAAGGGATATAATTATAGCCGCTGCCGCAAAGCTGAGAGAATTTTTAGAAAAGGCTACGGCCTCTGCTCCTGTAATTTCACGATCTTCATAATTCCTTTTCTTTCTATAGAAGAAGAAAGCAAGCAGTAAGCCGGTTACCATTCCTAAAGAAGGTATGAGCATGGCATCCGGGATATCTGAAAGTTTAATAGCTAGTCCCGCCTGCTTCATATTATCTCTTAAAATCCCATGAAAAATGGCTCCAAATCCTGCCTGAATATACATATAAGGTGTAATTAATCCAAATGTAATCACTGCTGCAACAAGTCTTCGGTCAATTTGAAGCTGATTAAAGATCTTTAAAAGAGGCGGTATTAAAACTGGGATAAACGCAATATGAACAGGCACGATATTTTGAGAAGAAATTGAAACCAGCAGGATGATGAATAAGATCAAAACCTTAGAAAGAGTTTTTCTATTCGATTCTCCTTCTCTGCCTACTAATTTAATCGCAAAATGCACCATTGCATCCGGCAGCCCGGTTTTAGTAAGTGCAACGGCAAATGCTCCAAGTGATGCATAGCTAAGAGCGACTGCAGCATTTCCTCCCAATCCGGTCGTAAAAGCTTCTCCAATTGTTTTTATATCCAAGCCGCTTGCGAACCCTCCGGCCAATGCCCCGATAATCAAAGAAAATACAACATTTACTCTGAGAAGGCTAAGCACTAGCAGAACAGCAACAGCTAAAATGACAGCATTCATAACGAACCTCCATAAATCCTTTAGTTTGCTAATATGGTAGAGCAATAAAATGACATGTTCCTAAATTATCACAGAATGAGAACCTATGTCAACGATTTGTTTATCACATTAGTATGTTAAAGGAATTTCATAATAGAAAAGACCGGACCCCCTGATTAGATCCGGCCTGTTTCTTATTAATAATAAGGGTATCCGTAATATGGATAAGGATAATACGGATATCCATAGCCATACCCATAATAAGGGCTAAGTAAGGCAGAAGCAGCTAATCCTCCCGCCAAGCCCAAGGGAAAGCCGTAGCCAAATGGCCCGAAGCCATATCCAAATCCGAATGGTCTTCCAAAGCCAAATCCGAATGGACGGCCGAAGCCCCCAAAACCGAAGCCTGGTCTGCCAAAGCCAAATCCCGGCCTTCCAAAGCCGAACCCTGGTCTTCCAAAGCCGCCAAAGCCAAATGGACGCCTGAAATCGTCATTTATACTAATTTGTTCATTCATCACATAACCTCCAAAACTCTTTCTGTATCATCCTGCCTACTGTAACCTATGCAGACGGACTGTCCAGAGAGTTAGGCGGAAGCCCTGTTTCCTGTTAAACCTCGAAATTTTCTACGAATGTAGCGAGTGTTCTTGCCATGACTCCTGTCGCTCCCGACGGTCCAAGACGGCCTTCCTTGCTCGTAACCGATGTACCTGCAATATCCAGGTGAACCCATGGCGTATCCTCAGCAAATTCCTTCAGGAAAGCGGCAGCCATAATCGCATGTCCCTCTCTTCCGGGAGAATTGCTCAGATCTGCCATTTTGCTGCTTTTTACACGTTTTGTATCTTTTTCTGTAATCGGCAGCTGCCAGATTGGCTCCCCGCATTCCTTAGATGCCGCTGTCACTTGTTCATAAAGGGATTCATTGTTCGTCGTTGCACCCGTCATATCATTTCCCAATGCAACAATTACTCCCCCGGTCAGAGTCGCAACATCAACTAAATGGGTCGCTCCATGATGTTTGGCATATGTGATGGCATCTGCAAGGACAAGCCTTCCTTCGGCATCGGTATTTAACACTTCAATCGTTTTTCCACTCATGGAAATGATGACATCGTCCGGCTTGAAGGCAGTCGCTGAAATGACATTGTCTGTAGAAGGAATAACCGCCACTACGTTTTGCTCAGGCTTTAGCTCGCCGATAATTTCCATTGCTCCTAATACAGCCGCAGCGCCTCCCATATCTGTTTTCATTCCGACAATACCGGATTTCGTTTTAATGGAATATCCGCCTGTATCAAAGGTGATTCCTTTGCCGACAAGGCCGATTATTTCCGTGCTGTTTTCACTGCCATTGTATTTCAATGTAATCATTTTTGGGGGCTCAGCGGAACCTTGATTTACAGCAAGCATCGCGCCCATGCCAAGCTTTTGCATTTCTTCTTTTTCAAGAATTTCACACTCGAAGCCATATCGGTCGGCAAGCATTTTTGCATGTTCTGCAAGTTCGTTGGCCGTGAGTATGTTCGACGGCATATTGACCAGCGTCCTTGCTGAATTTGTGCCTCTTCCATGTGCCGCTCCAACAAAAAGAGCAGCTTTTATCTCAGAAGCATCTTCTTTCGTCAAAACCGTCAGCTCTTCAATCTTTTTTTCCGGTTCATTTGATTTGTGCTTATAATCCTTAATTTTATAAGAAGCGAGTTCAAGTGCCTCCGCCAGTGCATGTGCGGCTTCTAATCCGTTCAGGTGTTCAGAAGTAAAACTGTCCAAATCAATGACTGCCTCTGTTTTCCGGTCAGCAAGAAGGCGCTTCACGATATGGCCGAATGCTTCTCTTGCTGATTCGAAATCCCATTCCTTCTCTCTTCCCAGCCCGGCAATGTAAATTCGTTTCATTTCCGCCTTTCCTAACGGGAAGATCTTTGCAACGGCCATGGAGTCTGCACTTATATCCCCTTCTTTAAGCAAGGCCGTCACATGACCTTCAAGACTCTCATCTATCGCTGCGAGTGTGCCCTGCAAAGGCTGTGTTTTCTTAAATAATCCTGTAATCAGGGTTTCTTCATTTCCTGTCAGCGTATCATTTACTTTAAACATGTCACATTCCTCCATTAAGGGTTTTTATCAGGACGATTCAAGGTATAGAATAAGCAAGGGGAGACGGGGCAGATCCTTAGTCATTTCATACGGTACCTTATCCGGGACCTGTGGTATAATGAGTAAACAATTTTCCATGAACTGGCTTGTTTTTTCCAAATCAATGCCCCAGTGTGACGGGCGGTAGGGCTGTATGTACTTCCTGCCTGCAAGCATCATGGACCTTGCCCCTTTTAAGTTGCCGTAGCTGTAATGATAAAGGGCAACAGACATTTGAAGCAGTCCTTTTAAAAACAGGTTCGACTTGTCGGTCAGCCACATCTCTTCCAGAAGATCATGGCACGTATAGAAATCGCCTTCATTGAAATGGATGAAAAACTGGTAGTATTCCTCCGGATAACCATCCATAAAGCGGTCCCCCTTCACCTGTTAGCTTTATTCTATCAGAAGGAAAGAATTTGAACACAATTAAGTGCTGATACATATGGAAGGCAGGAGAATCCATTATGGATATATTTTATAATTTCCCTTTAATCGCTGCTCTGACAGCAATATTTTTCGCTCAGGTTGTAAAAGTACCGATTCATTTTATTGCCATTAGAAAATGGGACTGGTCACTCGTAACCAGCACAGGCGGTATGCCAAGTTCGCACTCCGCAGCCGTTACGGCTCTGACTACAGCCGTAGCTCTCGAAGAAGGTCTTGGTTCCACCCTATTTGCCGTGTCGGCCATTTTCGCCGTCATCACTATGTTTGATGCAACCGGTGTACGGCGTCATGCAGGCGAACAGGCAACTGTTCTTAATAAACTGGTCATTGACTTTAACCGTTTCATGAAAGAAGCGAAGGATTGGCAGCAAAATCAGGAACAGGAAAAACAAAAAAGACTGAAAGAATTGCTTGGCCATCAGCCAATAGAAGTTTTCTTTGGCGGGATCACAGGCATTCTCCTTACCCTTTTAATGCACTACCTCTTTTTCCAACTATAGGGCATGAGGTGAACTGGATGAAAATTGTTTCGATTTGCCCAAGCAATACCGAGCTCGCCGTCTGCCTGGGATTAACGGATCAACTAGCGGGACTTGACGATTTTTCAGATTGGCCGGATGAGATTAAGCATCTTCCAAGACTTGGTCCGGATTTGGCGATACGGATGGATGATGTTGAAAGATACGAGCCTGACTTAGTGCTAGCTTCCTTAAGCGTACCGGGCATGGAGAAGAATATTGAAGAACTCGAACGGAGAAATCTTCCGTATATGATATTTGATCCTCAATCCTTTGAAGACCTGAACGATGATTTAATAAGGCTGGGGAAAAGAACCGGCTGCCTGGAACGGGCTCAGGACAAAACGAAGCTCCTGCGAGAGATCCTGATGCAATTTGAAAGAAAGTCATCAGAGCTCTCCTCCAAGCCTTCCGTCTATTTTGAGTGGTGGCCGAAACCGATTTTCACTCCCGGAGGAACAAACTGGCTGACTGAGATGAGCCGCCTTGCAGGTGCAGAAAACATATTCAGTCAAACTGAAGTTCCCAGCATTCAAACGGACTGGGAGGAAATTTTAACAAAAGACCCCGATTACTTCTTTATGGTGTGGGTCGGAGTGAAAGAATCCAAAATGAAAATTGACCATGTTCAAAAAAGGACCCGTTCATCCGAATTATCAGCTTTAAAGAACGGCAGAGTACTCATGCTTCAGGAAGCGCTCTTTTGCAGACCATCTCCCAGACTGTATGAGGGACTGGCAAGCCTTGCATCTATCCTGCATCCAGAGCATTTTAAGGATGAAATTTCCCTAATTCGGAACTCTTCTATTTATTAAAGGATACATAACTCCAATTAAAAGGGCATCCGGATGAGTCATCCGGATGCCCTTTTCGCGTTAATATCCAGTGTTCGCTTTAGTGTATTGCTGCCTGAATGCCTGCAGAGACTCACTTTCATTCAGCTTCGCCAATTCCTTTTCCGTAAAGCTGCCGTCCCCTTTTTTAACAACATACACGTCAAGCTCTTTTTTGCCCCAATTATTATAAACATCCGCAACCGTGTCAAAATACAAGTCCAGCCTGTCACCCTTAATCGCTGAACCTGTATCCGTTACCACTCCATAACCATAATCAGGAATAAAAAGGACCG
Protein-coding regions in this window:
- a CDS encoding sulfite oxidase-like oxidoreductase, whose translation is MYFGKSKAHADSERVPPNQHVTKSFPVLHAGSVPEYRELKSWNLQVYGLVEKPLLLSFEDLMNFPQATVSNDIHCVTGWSRLDNTWTGVRARDIAHAAGVSGESGFVVLHAEEGWTANLPLEDFLKGTSLLAHSHDGKPLTPEHGYPIRAVFPHLYFWKSAKWLRGIQFTKQNHPGFWEKNGYHMYGNPWKEERFSWD
- a CDS encoding biotin transporter BioY; the protein is MGRRFQTIDLVYASMFAALMAVGANLTSWVPFLQVAGIPLSMAPFFCVLAGLLLGSRLGAVSMAVYALIGAAGAPVFAGFSSGLGILFGKTGGFILSYILAAYAAGKIVEWNKNPKLPVFMAAAFAGIIVIYFFGTTYMYAIINYVAGAKLSYLASWQIMAWFAVKDIVFTIFAALITPRIYHQVKKGSRQTKQRAA
- a CDS encoding Na+/H+ antiporter family protein → MNAVILAVAVLLVLSLLRVNVVFSLIIGALAGGFASGLDIKTIGEAFTTGLGGNAAVALSYASLGAFAVALTKTGLPDAMVHFAIKLVGREGESNRKTLSKVLILFIILLVSISSQNIVPVHIAFIPVLIPPLLKIFNQLQIDRRLVAAVITFGLITPYMYIQAGFGAIFHGILRDNMKQAGLAIKLSDIPDAMLIPSLGMVTGLLLAFFFYRKKRNYEDREITGAEAVAFSKNSLSFAAAAIIISLAVQLYLSHLEIEGGMIFGALAGIAVLYVTGAMRWKEADAILTKGMQMMAFIGFVMLAASGFASVMEETGHIEKMVKSSSALIGNNQALAALLMLIVGLLVTMGIGSSFSTVPIITALFVPLCINLGFSPLATIAIIGTAGALGDAGSPVSDSTLGPTSGLNADGQHDHIWDTTVPTFLLYNIPLVLFGWIAAMVL
- a CDS encoding leucyl aminopeptidase; its protein translation is MFKVNDTLTGNEETLITGLFKKTQPLQGTLAAIDESLEGHVTALLKEGDISADSMAVAKIFPLGKAEMKRIYIAGLGREKEWDFESAREAFGHIVKRLLADRKTEAVIDLDSFTSEHLNGLEAAHALAEALELASYKIKDYKHKSNEPEKKIEELTVLTKEDASEIKAALFVGAAHGRGTNSARTLVNMPSNILTANELAEHAKMLADRYGFECEILEKEEMQKLGMGAMLAVNQGSAEPPKMITLKYNGSENSTEIIGLVGKGITFDTGGYSIKTKSGIVGMKTDMGGAAAVLGAMEIIGELKPEQNVVAVIPSTDNVISATAFKPDDVIISMSGKTIEVLNTDAEGRLVLADAITYAKHHGATHLVDVATLTGGVIVALGNDMTGATTNNESLYEQVTAASKECGEPIWQLPITEKDTKRVKSSKMADLSNSPGREGHAIMAAAFLKEFAEDTPWVHLDIAGTSVTSKEGRLGPSGATGVMARTLATFVENFEV
- a CDS encoding DUF309 domain-containing protein, with the translated sequence MDGYPEEYYQFFIHFNEGDFYTCHDLLEEMWLTDKSNLFLKGLLQMSVALYHYSYGNLKGARSMMLAGRKYIQPYRPSHWGIDLEKTSQFMENCLLIIPQVPDKVPYEMTKDLPRLPLLILYLESS
- a CDS encoding divergent PAP2 family protein, yielding MDIFYNFPLIAALTAIFFAQVVKVPIHFIAIRKWDWSLVTSTGGMPSSHSAAVTALTTAVALEEGLGSTLFAVSAIFAVITMFDATGVRRHAGEQATVLNKLVIDFNRFMKEAKDWQQNQEQEKQKRLKELLGHQPIEVFFGGITGILLTLLMHYLFFQL
- a CDS encoding cobalamin-binding protein translates to MKIVSICPSNTELAVCLGLTDQLAGLDDFSDWPDEIKHLPRLGPDLAIRMDDVERYEPDLVLASLSVPGMEKNIEELERRNLPYMIFDPQSFEDLNDDLIRLGKRTGCLERAQDKTKLLREILMQFERKSSELSSKPSVYFEWWPKPIFTPGGTNWLTEMSRLAGAENIFSQTEVPSIQTDWEEILTKDPDYFFMVWVGVKESKMKIDHVQKRTRSSELSALKNGRVLMLQEALFCRPSPRLYEGLASLASILHPEHFKDEISLIRNSSIY